One Bombus pyrosoma isolate SC7728 linkage group LG9, ASM1482585v1, whole genome shotgun sequence genomic window carries:
- the LOC122571247 gene encoding mediator of RNA polymerase II transcription subunit 13 isoform X1 has translation MTHPSHQTNGASLEDCHTNFFALTDLCGIKWKKLVWGEVAGDFGGTPLEDPVLSSFSRCLAGDILCVWRRVAATPATSGPATASATGAGIFDLGIAPSPAPPPLSLTAAKELWIFWYGEEPDLSGLVSPELIACESEQGSWESGLSYECRSLLFKALHNLIERCLLSRDFVRLGKWFVQPYDGFEKHRCSSSHLSFSFAFFVHGESTVCASVDVRQHPAVRHLTRTCLQRTQTSQSGVKVILAPYGLAGTLTGPVGRTDSQLLEEWKHFYPINGSNVEAGLPSLVEVLVGGVRMRYPSCYVLVTDMDDTPSDTALSPPNSPASYEHPLLSQQDIRAATELPERVWAECTLSSPISASKTESSTEPGTWTFIDPTQKSSCTCSKYATPGGWKSLASSQVQRERVDKGGRRVVPFHRRSTTQWDACPSVPANAPRSVLNRTEAPSTPPGGPPSYSRGPPTGGDCLPVPSVGSPGSPAPSPLPTPHSEPASVPPAEPTMPTLSPQPPPSHTNTAPPLTPSQGPKSISSACNNQVHSPAPGPTLKRPVLSSRECEDIYLENEQSLPWLYDYSTQEAWLNHPVKRFKESNTSPVNVRSNTLYPPMNSQVPQSQTPKLEIKQEPNVNVGDCIGRRTDPYEFDATGEENGTSVDGLRRPRDDPTKPGSLFTSEGLQASYKDLDQIFDNSDPDTSSDETNLNQLQVQTPPESNRSGGLHEETRVDANNRHNNRGVGVLRPEELSKMFPTPPSLEHNPVASPCQLNDPLMDQTELSVPQRPLRHLPDIYPNMGSPQEEPIDDWSYVFKPTPICKMVGSSKYAPLTNLPSQSLPPVTLPSHCVYRSSWQCNSTSNNSDKPLPPTRPGSVQQQQQQPCPPSPAPLGAPYRSATISGRPPPPPYDQPSPATSTTSSYLNKNLNSIEADTPGPTRAPESNSLIVNILLGDTVLNIFRDHNFDSCSLCVCNAGPKVVGNIKGADAGVYLTHSWSGGALFQDDDQIRCSCGFSAVVNRRLAHQAGLFYEDEMEITGIAEDPAEKKKASLIAVACGGGKPSEGLDVIPPNVLELLREQCLIIQSSASSLYRASRIYSSMKSYPMLTPTVNMLEFNDGNEVSLAALDQGKINGTHNERTNRVIGVHRWVFLRAKGPQCSGDIVRMMRALQPLLQDAVQKKCTTRMWEAPYTVAGPLTWRQFHRLAGRGTDDRCEPQPIPALVVGYDRDWLSLSPYALSYWEKLLLEPYAGPRDVAYVVVAPDNDCVINKVKSFFRELSTTYEICRLGRHTPISKALRDGILRVGKASVQKQVKQPIDDWFKLLGENQLGELLRLYAQVCNHRLAPYLTQVIQDRSLLDPGDSQPTNKQQPQTTIPVTDTMPATPDVMTNKPESVEGENPRSETPSSNTTTNTNSNTGNTTPTSQTATIHTNTTSGPDEEEIEPPAIVVYLVEPFSLGGPEDADRRRLAILALLRAYSTAVNSMPENLRSNINVQIISLESIMELGRARERRKIQDEMRALALNVFLQGRRLLNHNSTVKSLTGFGTAAAADIFLKSKDSYSNTLATIHQERNRAPYRLYSPAYVLAPLRAKSEAPESFGIAGPEECAVLYLSYCLSEDQSWLLAVATDDRGEIFETATINIDIPNRKRRKRASARRIGLQKLMDFILGVMSQGVQPWRLVVGRVGRIGHGELKGWSWLLSRKALLKASKHLKEICGQCSLLYPSAAPCVLSACLVSLEPDSTLRLMADQFTPDERFSQASVNCQLSTPQDVTCTHILVFPTSATTQSSQTAFQEQHINGPELGDDELFSALNDDMPEGMEGMGDFNDIFNVWPEAGAGGGQSPGGSPHRPEGSPLGGDGGGSGLGNHDGPGSPFPCSNTPRVAVAEQAEEVGTLLQQPLALGYLVSTAPTGRMPPWFWSACPHLEGVCPVFLKNALHLHSPAIQQNSDDLLQQQSALTAHPLDSQYTTDVLRYVLEGYNALSWLAVDANTKDRLSCLPVHVQALMQLYHAAAALV, from the exons CCGGCTACCTCCGGCCCAGCAACCGCCTCGGCAACTGGAGCTGGAATCTTCGACCTAGGCATTGCACCCTCGCCCGCACCGCCACCCCTTTCCCTTACTGCCGCTAAGGAACTCTGGATTTTCTGGTATGGCGAGGAACCTGATCTCTCCGGTCTGGTGTCACCAGAACTCATCGCGTGTG AAAGTGAGCAGGGTTCTTGGGAAAGCGGATTATCGTATGAGTGCCGGTCACTTCTTTTCAAGGCTCTGCATAACTTAATCGAACGGTGCTTACTATCTCGTGATTTTGTTCGCCTTGGAAAGTGGTTCGTACAACCTTATGATGGATTCGAGAAACACCGTTGCAGTAG TAGCCACCTGTCATTCTCCTTTGCATTTTTTGTGCATGGAGAAAGCACTGTATGTGCAAGTGTGGATGTCAGGCAGCATCCTGCTGTGAGACATCTTACAAGGACTTGCTTACAACGCACTCAAACTTCTCAGTCTGGTGTCAAAG TGATATTAGCTCCTTATGGACTAGCAGGTACATTAACTGGCCCAGTTGGGCGTACAGATAGTCAACTCCTTGAAGAATGGAAACACTTTTATCCGATTAATGGCAGTAATGTAGAAGCAGGACTTCCATCTCTAGTAGAAGTGCTTGTTGGTGGTGTTCGCATGCGTTATCCCTCATGTTATGTCCTGGTCACAGATATGGATGATACTCCATCTGATACTGCTCTTTCTCCACCAAATAGTCCTGCTAGTTACGAACATCCTCTCTTGAGTCAGCAGGATATACGAGCGGCTACCGAATTACCAGAACGTGTATGGGCAGAATGTACTTTGAGTTCACCAATTTCTGCTTCCAAGACAGAATCTTCCACAGAACCTGGAACCTGGACCTTCATTGATCCAACACAAAAGTCTTCCTGTACCTGTTCAAA GTATGCCACCCCCGGGGGTTGGAAGAGCCTGGCCTCCTCTCAGGTTCAGAGGGAGAGAGTAGATAAAGGTGGACGGAGGGTCGTACCGTTTCATCGACGCTCTACCACCCAGTGGGATGCTTGTCCCTCTGTCCCTGCTAATGCCCCCAG GTCTGTATTGAACAGAACAGAAGCGCCAAGTACACCACCAGGCGGACCTCCTTCTTATTCAAGGGGACCACCAACAGGAGGAGATTGTCTACCAGTTCCATCTGTTGGCTCACCAGGATCTCCTGCACCTTCACCTCTTCCAACTCCACATTCCGAGCCAGCATCAGTTCCACCAGCAGAGCCTACAATGCCTACTCTTAGTCCTCAACCACCACCCAGTCATACAAACACTGCCCCACCACTAACCCCTTCTCAAGGCCCAAAATCAATTTCCTCTGCATGCAATAATCAAGTGCATAGTCCAGCCCCTGGACCAACATTAAAACGACCAGTCTTATCCTCTAGAGAATGTGAGGATATATATCTAGAAAACGAACAGTCATTACCTTGGCTCTATGATTATTCAACGCAAGAAGCATGGCTCAATCATCCTGTAAAGCGTTTTAAGGAATCTAATACCAGTCCAGTCAATGTGAGGagcaatacattatatccaCCAATGAATTCTCAGGTTCCTCAATCTCAAACACCCAAATTAGAGATTAAGCAAGAACCAAACGTCAATGTT GGAGATTGCATCGGAAGAAGAACAGATCCGTATGAGTTTGATGCAACAGGTGAAGAAAATGGCACAAGCGTTGATGGACTTAGACGGCCAAGAGATGATCCTACTAAACCAGGATCGTTATTTACTAGTGAAGGTCTTCAAGCATCCTATAAAGATTTAGACCAAATCTTTGATAATTCCGATCCTGACACTTCTAGCGATGAAACT aatttaaacCAGCTTCAAGTACAAACTCCCCCAGAGTCGAATAGATCTGGTGGACTACATGAAGAAACCAGAGTAGATGCCAATAACAGACATAATAATCGGGGAGTTGGCGTGTTACGACCAGAAGAACTTTCCAAAATGTTTCCGACGCCACCATCCTTAGAGCATAATCCCGTTGCTTCGCCTTGTCAGTTAAACGACCCTTTAATGGACCAGACGGAACTTTCTGTACCTCAACGACCACTTAGGCATCTCCCCGACATTTATCCGAACATGGGATCTCCTCAAGAAGAGCCAATCGATGATTGGTCCTACGTGTTCAAACCTACACCTATCTGTAAGATGGTTGGTTCTTCCAAATATGCTCCACTCACAAATCTGCCCAGCCAATCTCTACCACCTGTTACACTGCCATCGCACTGCGTATATAGATCTTCTTGGCAATGCAACTCTACTTCCAACAATTCAGATAAACCACTTCCACCAACTAGACCTGGTTCAGttcaacaacaacaacaacaaccaTGCCCTCCGAGTCCAGCACCATTGGGAGCACCGTATCGCTCGGCAACTATATCCGGAAGACCACCGCCGCCGCCATATGATCAACCAAGTCCAGCTACATCTACCACCTCTTCTTATTTGAACAAAAATCTGAATAGCATCGAAGCAGACACACCAGGCCCTACTCGTGCGCCAGAATCGAACTCTCTCATAGTGAATATCCTCTTAGGTGACACTGTGCTTAATATCTTCCGTGATCACAATTTTGACAGTTGCAGTCTCTGCGTGTGTAATGCAGGTCCAAAAGTTGTTGGTAATATTAAAGGTGCAGACGCTGGTGTGTATCTTACGCACTCATGGTCAGGCGGAGCACTGTTTCAAGATGATGATCAGATTAGATGCAGTTGTGGCTTTAGTGCGGTTGTAAATCGACGGTTAGCTCATCAAGCTGGTTTGTTCTACGAAGATGAGATGGAAATTACTGGTATTGCAGAGGATCCagcagagaagaaaaaagcgtCTCTAATCGCTGTAGCCTGTGGAGGGGGCAAACCGTCGGAAGGCTTAGACGTGATACCACCTAATGTGTTAGAATTGCTCAGAGAACAGTGCCTGATCATACAGAGCTCCGCAAGCAGTCTTTACAGAGCATCCAGAATCTATTCCTCAATGAAGAGCTACCCGATGCTTACGCCTACTGTGAATATGTTGGAATTCAATGATGGTAACGAAGTGTCGCTAGCAGCTCTCGATCAGGGTAAAATTAATGGTACGCACAATGAAAGAACTAATCGTGTAATTGGAGTGCATCGATGGGTGTTCCTTAGAGCAAAAGGACCTCAGTGCAGTGGTGATATTGTAAGAATGATGAGAGCTCTACAACCACTGTTGCAAGATGCTGTGCAGAAAAAATGTACAACTCGAATGTGGGAGGCACCATATACCGTTGCAGGTCCCTTGACTTGGAGACAATTCCATCGTTTAGCTGGTCGCGGAACCGATGATCGCTGTGAACCTCAACCAATACCTGCATTGGTTGTTGGATATGACCGAGATTGGCTGTCTTTATCACCTTATGCTTTAAGTTACTGGGAGAAACTACTCTTGGAGCCATATGCTGGACCAAGAGACGTCGCCTATGTAGTGGTAGCACCAGACAATGATTgtgttattaataaagtaaaatcgtTTTTCCGCGAACTATCAACTACGTATGAA ATTTGTCGGCTAGGAAGACATACACCTATTTCAAAAGCGTTACGCGATGGTATTCTTCGCGTTGGAAAAGCATCAGTACAGAAACAAGTCAAGCAACCAATAGACGATTGGTTTAAACTTTTAGGAGAGAATCAATTAGGAGAACTATTGCGATTGTATGCGCAAGTCTGTAATCATCGATTAGCTCCATATTTAACACAGGTTATTCAAGATCGAAGTTTGTTAGATCCTGGAGACTCGCAACCGACCAACAAACAACAGCCGCAAACAACTATTCCTGTTACTGACACAATGCCAGCCACACCTGATGTAATGACAAACAAACCAGAATCAGTTG AAGGAGAAAATCCTAGAAGTGAAACACCATCGTCAAACACAACAACAAATACTAATTCTAATACCGGTAACACAACACCAACTTCACAAACTGCCACGATACACACTAATACAACATCGGGTCCAGATGAAGAGGAAATCGAGCCTCCAGCTATAGTCGTTTACTTAGTAGAACCTTTCTCATTGGGAGGTCCCGAAGATGCAGACCGACGAAGACTTGCTATTTTAGCTTTGTTACGTGCATATTCGACAGCAGTTAATAGCATGCCTGAAAATCTTAGATCCAATATCAACGTTCAG ATAATATCTTTGGAAAGTATAATGGAGTTAGGACGAGCTAGGGAAAGGCGCAAAATACAAGACGAGATGAGAGCTTTAGCGTTAAACGTGTTTCTACAGGGCCGCCGGTTATTAAATCATAACTCCACAGTAAAAAGTCTTACTGGCTTTGGTACCGCTGCCGCAGCAGACATTTTCCTTAAGAGTAAAGAT TCTTATAGTAATACTCTTGCAACTATacatcaggaacgaaatagaGCCCCGTACCGGTTGTACTCACCCGCCTACGTCTTGGCTCCACTACGGGCGAAAAGCGAAGCACCGGAATCTTTCGGCATCGCTGGACCAGAAGAGTGTGCAGTTTTGTATCTCAGCTATTGTCTTAGCGAAGATCAATCATGGCTGCTTGCGGTTGCAACTGATGATAGaggagaaatatttgaaacagcTACTATCAACATCGATATAccaaatagaaaaagaagaaaacgcgCCTCAGCCAGGCGAATtggattacaaaaattgatgGATTTCATACTTGGTGTAATGTCTCAAGGT GTACAACCTTGGAGGTTAGTAGTAGGTCGTGTGGGCCGTATTGGACATGGTGAGCTGAAAGGTTGGAGTTGGTTACTATCCAGAAAAGCGCTTCTCAAAGCCTCTAAACACCTTAAAGAAATATGTGGTCAATGCAGTCTTTTATATCCGTCAGCAGCACCTTGTGTGCTTAGCGCCTGTCTAGTCTCCCTTGAACCAGATTCAACTCTCAGGCTTATGGCTGATCAATTCACACCTGATGAAAGGTTTAGTCAGGCGTCAGTAAACTGCCAATTATCTACACCACAAGATGTTACATGCACTCATATTCTCGTTTTTCCTACATCTGCTACCACACAG TCATCACAGACTGCATTTCAAGAGCAGCATATTAATGGACCAGAATTAGGGGATGATGAGCTATTTTCTGCACTAAACGATGATATGCCAGAAGGTATGGAAGGCATGGGAGACTTCAATGACATCTTCAATGTATGGCCAGAGGCTGGTGCTGGTGGAGGCCAAAGCCCTGGTGGTAGCCCACATCGTCCTGAAGGATCCCCACTGGGTGGAGATGGTGGAGGTTCAGGATTAGGCAATCATGATGGTCCTGGTAGTCCGTTTCCATGTAGTAATACACCAAGA GTAGCAGTTGCCGAACAAGCAGAAGAAGTTGGAACTTTATTGCAGCAACCACTTGCTCTTGGTTACTTAGTGTCTACTGCACCAACTGGACGAATGCCACCATGGTTTTGGTCAGCCTGTCCCCATTTAGAGGGTGTTTGCCCGGTGTTCTTGAAAAATGCCTTACATTTGCATAGTCCAGCAATACAGCAGAATAGTGATGATCTATTGCAACAACAAAGTGCACTCACTGCTCATCCGTTAGATTCACAGTATACCACCGATGTGCTCAG ataTGTACTGGAGGGATACAATGCACTATCATGGCTCGCAGTGGATGCGAACACGAAGGATCGTTTATCCTGCTTACCAGTGCACGTACAAGCGCTCATGCAACTCTACCATGCAGCAGCAGCTCTCGTCTGA